The Cloacibacterium caeni region AAATTAAGCGTATTATTTGCAGCAGTGATGATGTTTATGTCGTTCGGAGTTGCAAAGGCTCAGAAGATAGCTACAGTAGATGTGGCAGCTATTCTTAACATGATGCCAGAAAAAATAAAGGCTGACGAACAATTAAAAGCTTTCTCTACTGCTAAACAAGCAGAATTAGAAAAACTAGCGACTGCTTTCCAAGCAGATGTTCAGAAATATCAACAAGAAGGAGCTAAATTAACTCCTCAGCAAAGAGAAGCTAAAGAAGCTGAATTGGGAAAAACTCAACAAAATCTTCAGCAAATGTCTCAGACTGCTCAAAAAGATTTATTAGACAGACAAGACGCAGCTTATGCACCAATCGAAAAAAGATTAAACGATGCTATTACCAGAGCTGCTAAAGCAAACGGTTGGGATTTTATCTTTGATTCTGCAACTAATGGATTAATCTACAAAGCTGGTCCAGATGCTACCGCTGCTGTAAAAAAAGAATTAGGAATCTAATTTATATCCTAAATATTATAAAACCACCTTACCATAAGGTGGTTTTTTTATTTATTTTTGTACCATCATTCTTTATAAAAAAATAAAGAACATTAATCTTAAATTATGAAAATGGAAAAAGAAGTTTCGAGTGTT contains the following coding sequences:
- a CDS encoding OmpH family outer membrane protein — protein: MKKLSVLFAAVMMFMSFGVAKAQKIATVDVAAILNMMPEKIKADEQLKAFSTAKQAELEKLATAFQADVQKYQQEGAKLTPQQREAKEAELGKTQQNLQQMSQTAQKDLLDRQDAAYAPIEKRLNDAITRAAKANGWDFIFDSATNGLIYKAGPDATAAVKKELGI